One window from the genome of Sulfodiicoccus acidiphilus encodes:
- a CDS encoding 30S ribosomal protein S14, whose translation MAKYKPPVERKYGKGVQACRRCGSRDSVIQKYNLYLCRQCFREVAYSVGFKKLR comes from the coding sequence GTGGCCAAGTACAAACCACCTGTTGAGAGAAAATACGGGAAGGGGGTCCAAGCTTGCAGGAGGTGCGGGAGCAGGGATAGCGTAATCCAGAAGTACAACCTGTACCTCTGTAGGCAGTGTTTTAGGGAAGTGGCGTATTCTGTTGGTTTCAAGAAGTTGAGGTGA
- a CDS encoding 30S ribosomal protein S8 → MVVINPVANALTSLYNNESRRNRQAVISPASKLIINVLRAMQKEGYVGEVEQVDDGRWGKIVVQLQGRINKCGPVTPRYPLTYRDMINLPTYVRKYLPSKEIGIIIVSTSKGVMSHKEAARLRIGGVALGYVY, encoded by the coding sequence ATGGTCGTGATAAATCCGGTAGCAAATGCGTTAACTTCGCTCTACAACAACGAGTCTAGAAGAAATAGGCAGGCAGTGATATCTCCGGCTTCTAAGCTTATCATAAACGTGTTGAGGGCGATGCAGAAAGAGGGCTACGTAGGTGAGGTAGAGCAGGTAGACGATGGGAGGTGGGGGAAAATAGTTGTGCAGCTTCAAGGGCGCATAAACAAGTGTGGGCCTGTGACTCCTCGTTATCCCCTAACCTATAGAGACATGATAAACCTACCAACTTACGTCAGGAAGTATCTCCCCTCTAAGGAAATAGGTATCATAATTGTATCCACCTCTAAGGGAGTTATGTCTCACAAGGAGGCAGCTCGCCTTAGAATAGGGGGAGTTGCGCTGGGTTACGTGTATTGA